The Actinomycetota bacterium genome includes the window GCCCTCACCCATACGCCGATATCGGCAGTACTGGACCTGGTGACGGAACATGACCTTGCGGCGGACGACGTCGAGCAGGTTCATATCCGATCGCTCGCGCGGGCTGCGGACATCCTCGCGGATCCCAGCAAGTACGAGCCGCGCAACCGTGAGACCGCCGACCACAGCCTGCCCTACGTGATTGCGGCAGCCTTGGTCGACCGTCAGGTCACACCGCTCCAATTCACGATTGCCAAGATCGAAGATCCTCAGATTCGGGCTCAGCTGAACAAGGTCGTGGTGGTCGCCGACCCGGAGATCGAAAAGGACTTCCCGGCCCGCCAACGTGTCGGCGTGACCATCACCACGAAAGATGGTCGAACCTTCACGAAGGATCTGGACTATCCCAAGGGGCATCCGAACAATCCGCTCACGTCGACGGAGATCGAGGAGAAGTTCGACGCGCTCGCGGCGCCGGTCATGTCGTCGGGACGTCGCCGGCAGATCAAAGATGCCGTCTGGAACCTGGAGAACCTCGACAGCGTCCGCGATCTGACCGACCTGTTGCGTGTTGATGGTGCGTCGTGACCCGGCACCAGACGGTCGTTGAGGCGATAGCGCAAACCCATCTTGCCGCCGGTGCCCAGAGTGGACCGGTCAAGGCCGGTGACTTTGTGACCATTCGCCCCGACCACGTCCTGACCCACGACAACACCGCTCCCGTGCTGAAGAAATTCTTGACGATGGGAGCGACACGAGTCTCGGACCCGGGACAACCCGTGTTCGCGATCGACCACGACATTCAGAACACATCGGAGGCCAATCTGGCCAAGTACCGCAAGATCGAGGAGTTCGCCAGGAGCCAGGGTGTCGATTTCCATGCTCCTGGTGAAGGAATCGGACACCAGATCATGGTCGAGCAAGGCTATGTCACTCCTGGTTCATTCGTCGTCGCGTCCGACTCGCATGCAAACATGTACGGCGCTCTCGGGGCGATCGGAACACCCGTCGTACGCACCGATGCCGCAGCAATCTGGGCCACGGGGGAGTTCTGGTGGCAGATTCCGCGCAGCGTTCGTGTCGAGTTGGTGGGAGAGCTTCCCGAGGGGGCAACGGGCAAAGACGTGATTCTCATCCTCTGCGGCCTCTACTCCCACGGTGAGGTGCTCAACGCCGCCGTCGAATTCACAGGTCCCGGAGTGAAGAGCCTCAGCATGGATGCACGGTTCACCATCTCGAATATGACGACCGAATGGGGTGCCCTCGTCGGATGGTTCCCGGTCGACGAAACGACGCTGGACTACCTCGAGTGGCGGCGTGCCGTCCTTGAGTCACAAGGACGCAGGCGGCTGACCCAGAACGTCTCAGATACGGTGTCCGGCCACCTTGCCGGAGATCCGCAGGCCCACTACGCAGCACACATCCTGTTCGACCTCGGCGAAGTCACACCCCACATCAACGGTCCCGATACCGTGCAGGCCACCCGGTCGGTCGCAGGGTTCAGAGAACAGGCCGTGCCCATCGACAAGGCCTACCTGCTGTCCTGTGTGAATTCACGTTTCGAAGACCTTGCCGCTGCCGCGGAAGAACTCGAAGGCAAACACGTCGCCGACGGTGTCGAGCTCTACTTTGCTGCGGCCAGCCGGGAAGTACAGGAGCGTGCCGAAGCTTCGGGACACTGGCAGGCGATCCTCGATGCGGGTGGGCGGCCGTTGCCACCCGGGTGCGGTCCGTGTATCGGTCTCGGGGCCGGTCTCCTCGAACCGGGTGAGGTCGGAATCTCTGCGACGAACCGTAACTTCAAGGGCCGTATGGGCTCACGCGACGCAGAGGCGTATCTCGCCAGCCCCCAGGTGGTGGCCGCCTCGGCCGTGGCCGGCCATATCTGTGGTGCGGGCGATTGGCCCGATCGCGCTCCCCGGAGAAACATCGACGTTACGAGTCGCTCCGTTGCGAGCCGGGCCAGCAAGGTGACGATCCAAGAAGGCTTCCCCCCTCGGGTGGAGGGCCGGATCGTGTTGCTGACCCAGGACAACATCAATACGGATGGCATCTACGGCAAGGACTACACCTACCGCGACGACATGACACCCGAAGCCATGGCCCGGGTCGTCATGGAGAACTACGACCCGGAGTTCGCTTCCATGATCCAACCGGGTGACATTCTCGTCGGCGGTGAGAACTTCGGAACGGGCTCCAGTCGCGAGCAGGCGGCGACTGCTCTTCAGGCGGCGGGCATCGCCATGGTGATCGCTGCAAGCTATTCACAGACCTACCTGCGCAACGCGTTCAACAACGGCTTCGTGTGCATCGAATGCCCGGAACTCGTCGCGTACCTGCGGGAGAAGTTCACGGCACCCGTCGACGCCGAAGTCAGGTCCGTCTTCACGGACGACGCCCTGAGTGTCGACTTCACGTCCGGGGAGGTCTCGTTCGACGAGCACATCTTCCCATTTCCCGTGCTCAGCGAGGTTCCGCAATCTCTCGTGGCTGCCGGCGGCCTGGAAAACGCCGTTCGCCTACAACTTTCAGTGACATGACCATTCCCAAGGAGGATGTAATGACTCGAAGGACCGTCGTGACGATGCCAGGTGACGGCATCGGCGCCCTTGTACTCCCAGAAGCGATTCGCATCCTTGATGCGGTCGGTTTCGAAGCAGACTACGTGCAGGCCGACATCGGCTGGGAGTGCTGGCGGGAACGGGGCAACCCACTCCCGCAGGCCACGATCGATCTCCTCGCCGAGCACAAGCTCGGCTTGTTCGGTGCGATCACCTCCAAGCCCAAGGCGGCGGCGGAAGCCGAGCTCGCGCCCGAGCTACGCGGGAAGGGTCATGTGTACTTCAGTCCCATCGTTGGGCTTCGTCAACGTTTCGGCCTCGACGTCTGTGTGCGACCCTGTCGCTCCTACGCAGGAAACCCGCTCAACTTCGTCCGGCAAACTGCCAACGGTGTCGAGGAGCCGCCGGTCGATGCGGTGATCTTTCGCCAGAACACCGAAGGCCTCTACGCGGGCGTCGAATGGACGGATCCCCCCCGCGAGGTCCTGGAGGCGCTGGCAACCCATCCCAAATTTGCTCCGTTCACCGGCATTCCCGCCGCAGACCTGGCGATTTCCACTCGCGTGTTCTCACGGAACGCATGCCGGCGCATCGTCCGTGCCGCATTCGAATACGCCGCAAAGCACGGCTATCGATCGGTTACGGTCTGCGAGAAGCCCAACGTCTTGAGAGAGACATCCGGCATGCTCGAGGATGTTGCCAAAGAGATCGGGGCCGAATACCCGAACATCGAGCGGTGGTCCACGAACATCGACGCCCAGATGATGTGGCTCACCAAGAACCCGGAGAATTACGGTGTCCTCGTGGCAGGGAACCTGTTCGGCGACATCATCTCCGACGGCTTTGCCGGCCTCGTAGGGGGCCTCGGCTTCGCCTGCTCGGGCAACATCGGGGACGAGGTGGCGGTGTTCGAGCCGACACACGGTTCCGCGCCCAAGTACGCCGAGCTGGTTCCGTCGATCGTCAACCCCATCGCCATGATCCTGACTGCCGCCATGTTGCTCGATCACGTCGGCGAAGAGGAGAAGGCCACCCGGGTCAGAGAAGCAGTCGGCAAGGTCATCGCTGAGGGCGCGGTTCGGACCTACGACATGATGCACCTTCCCGGTGGGCCGGGGGTGGTCGACGCGGGCGCCGCCGCCACCTCCGAGATGACCGACGCGATCCTGGACGCCTTGTGACCGGGCGAAGCGCCGAGGCGGGCTTTGCAGGCCGCGGTGTCCGTTCAGATCTGCGCGTCAAGATCGAAGAGCGAGAGGATGGGGGTCTCACGGTCGATCTGCAGTCCAAGGTCGAGGCCTATTACGGCGCCGCGATCCGAGATCAGGTCCGCGACGAGTTGGAACACCTCGGCGTCGAGAACGCGACAGTGACCATTCAGGACATGGGAGCGCTTCCCTTCACCATTGCTGCACGGGTCGAGACTGCGGCCCTCAGGGCCGGGCTCCTCGAAGACAAGGCGCTCGATGCGGTTCCCGAACCCGACCGCGTTCCGACGGAGCGCGGTCGAGTTCGGCGGTCACGGCTCTATCTTCCCGGCAACGATCCAAAGTACATGGTCAACGCCGGCCTGTATGGTCCGGACGCCGTCATCCTGGATCTGGAGGACTCGGTGCACCCGGCAGAGAAGGACAGCGCCCGCCTTCTGGTCGCCAATGCCGTTCGCCACGTGGATTTCGCCGGGGCAGAGATCATGGTTCGCATCAATCAGCTTCCGGCCGGGTTGGAGGACCTGGCAGCGGTGATTCCCAGTGGACCGGATCTGATCCTCATCCCGAAAGTGGAGGACCCGGCAGAGGTCCAAGAGGTCGACCGGACGATTACCACCATGCTCGAGACACTGGAGTGGCACCGGTCGATCTGGATCATGCCGATCCTCGAGTCTGCACTCGGAATCGAATCGGCCTTCGATATCGCACGGTCTTGCGACAGGGTCGTCGCGCTCACCGTGGGGCTGGAAGATCTGATGGCGGACCTCGGAGTATCCGGATCGGCCAAGGAGCAGGCGACACACTACGCACGGGCCCGCATCGTCAATGCCGCAGTCGCCGCGAGTGTCCAGCCCATCGACTCGGTCTATGCCGACGTATCCGATCTCGATGGGCTGACGTCGTGGTGTGAGCGGTCGAAGGCGCTGGGATTCCAGGGCATGGGCTGTCTCCATCCACGACAGATACCGATCGTTCACGACGCGTTTGCCCCCACCCCAAAGGAGATCGAACGTGCCCAGGCGATCGTTGCTGCCTTTGAACAAGCCCAGAAAGAAGGCTTGGCCATCGTAAGTATCGGATCCAAGATGATCGATGCACCGATCGTGCAACGAGCCGCGAAGATCGTCGAGCAGGCTCGAGCGCTGGGCCTCTTGCTCGAAGAGGGGAGCGGGCAATGACGGCCGGATTCACCGAGAACGCTGCAGGTCGGATCGTTCCGACCGTCGTAAACGGCCATGAGCAGACCCCATACCGGGGCATCGGCCGCCACCGCCCGGTCGGCAACAAGGCAGGACCGCCGATCCGGGTCTCGTCCGACTATCCGGTCAACGGAGACAAGCGGGTCGCATCCCTGCAGGAGGCTCTCGAACGGTGCGGCCTGGCCGACGGGATGGTCGTCTCCACCCATCATCACCTTCGCAACGGAGATCGCGTTGCTCTCAGCCTCCTCAACACCGCGAAGGACATGGGAATCCGCGACCTGACCTGGTTCCCGAGCGCATCATTCCCCTGCCACGAACCCGTGATCGACCTGATGGAGGCCGGCGTCGTCCACCATATCGAGGGCAGCATGAACGGGCCGCTGGGGGAGTACTGCTCGAAAGGAAAGATGCGTGGACTGGGCGTACTTCGCTCGCACGGCGGCCGGTGGCAGGCAATCTCCGACGGAGAGATACACATCGATATCGCAGTGATCGCCGCTCCATGCGCAGACATGTTCGGCAATGCGAACGGCGCACGCGGCAAGTCGGCGTGCGGATCCCTTGGCTTCGCCCTTGCAGATTCCCTGTATGCCGATCACGTCATCGTCGTTACCGACGGCCTCGTCCCCTTCCCGTGCGTTCCCTGGCAGATACAGGGCAACAACGTCGACTACGTCGTCGAGGTGCCTTCGATCGGGGACCCGAGCAAGATCGTCTCCGGCACGACACAGATCACCAAGAGCCCGGACCGACTGATCATCGCCGAGTTCGCGGCGCGGTTCGTTCGGGATGCGGGCATCTTGCGTGATGGCTTCTCGTTCCAGGCAGGAGCCGGGGGCATCTCACTCGCTTTCACGGCGTTCCTCGCGGACATGATGCGAGACGCCGGCGCCACTGCACGGTTCGTCCGCGGAGGCTCCACGCGTGTGCTGGTGGACATGTTGCAGGAAGGCCTGACGGACTACATCCTCGATGGTCAGACGTTCGACCTCAGCGGCATCCAATCCATTGCGACAGACCCGCGCCACGTGGCGACCTCACCGTTCACTTCGTACAACTTCAATGGCAAAGGCAACTTCGCGAGCATGGTCGATGCCGTCGTTCTCGGTGCAACCGAGGTGGACGTCGATTTCAACGCCAACGTGGTGACACACTCCGACGGACGTCTCTTGCACGGTATCGGGGGTTGGCAGAACTGCCTGTTCGCCGGCTGCACGATTTTGGCGATGCCGTCATTTCGGGACCGGAACCCTGTCATACGTGATCGAGTGACGACGCTCACGGGGCCGGGCGAACTCATCGATGTCGTAGTCACCGAGCGCGGTATCGCCATCAATCCGAGGCGCCAGGATCTGATCGATGCCACAAAGGCCTCTGATCTTCCCATCGTGGACATACGTCGTCTCCAGGCGGATGTGGAGCACATCTGCGGAGGCAAACCTGAGCCCGCCGTGCTGACCGACCAGCCTGTGGCCGTGATCAAGTGGGTGGACGGCACGGTCCTCGACACCGTGTGGCAACCTCGCGTCGATCCCGACCCTCACAGTTGAACCCAGGGCTCGTAGGGGTCGTGGCGACCCCCCTGAGCCCTGGGTTCAGTGTTGGTGACTAGTGATCGGTCGCGATACGGCTCTCCACGATCGCCTGCACGTCGGCTGCCATCGTCCTGACGGACTCGAGTGCAGCGCTCCGTCGCGCGTCCAGACGTGCTGTCTGTGGATGGTCGGGCAGCGAACCGAGGTTGATGCGTACGTTCAGCGACGCACCCTCTGCGGCGGCGAGCGCACACATGGCGGCGACACCTCCATCGCTGACCGCACTCTCGTTGCCGTCTCTGGCCACCACCGAGGCGGCGCCGAGGGTGTCGACGCAATGTTCGAGCACCTCGAGAGGGACCATGCTGGCGGCCACTGTGGCTTCCTGCACGGCACGGTCGCGGGCGAGACGCTCCGCGTCGGTCCTACGAGGTAGTCGCATCGCCGCCATCAGCGAGTCGAACGCCTCCGTATCTCGATCGACCGCATCGAGAAACCAGTCCTTGAGCAGCTGT containing:
- the lysF gene encoding homoaconitase — protein: MTRHQTVVEAIAQTHLAAGAQSGPVKAGDFVTIRPDHVLTHDNTAPVLKKFLTMGATRVSDPGQPVFAIDHDIQNTSEANLAKYRKIEEFARSQGVDFHAPGEGIGHQIMVEQGYVTPGSFVVASDSHANMYGALGAIGTPVVRTDAAAIWATGEFWWQIPRSVRVELVGELPEGATGKDVILILCGLYSHGEVLNAAVEFTGPGVKSLSMDARFTISNMTTEWGALVGWFPVDETTLDYLEWRRAVLESQGRRRLTQNVSDTVSGHLAGDPQAHYAAHILFDLGEVTPHINGPDTVQATRSVAGFREQAVPIDKAYLLSCVNSRFEDLAAAAEELEGKHVADGVELYFAAASREVQERAEASGHWQAILDAGGRPLPPGCGPCIGLGAGLLEPGEVGISATNRNFKGRMGSRDAEAYLASPQVVAASAVAGHICGAGDWPDRAPRRNIDVTSRSVASRASKVTIQEGFPPRVEGRIVLLTQDNINTDGIYGKDYTYRDDMTPEAMARVVMENYDPEFASMIQPGDILVGGENFGTGSSREQAATALQAAGIAMVIAASYSQTYLRNAFNNGFVCIECPELVAYLREKFTAPVDAEVRSVFTDDALSVDFTSGEVSFDEHIFPFPVLSEVPQSLVAAGGLENAVRLQLSVT
- a CDS encoding isocitrate/isopropylmalate dehydrogenase family protein — its product is MTRRTVVTMPGDGIGALVLPEAIRILDAVGFEADYVQADIGWECWRERGNPLPQATIDLLAEHKLGLFGAITSKPKAAAEAELAPELRGKGHVYFSPIVGLRQRFGLDVCVRPCRSYAGNPLNFVRQTANGVEEPPVDAVIFRQNTEGLYAGVEWTDPPREVLEALATHPKFAPFTGIPAADLAISTRVFSRNACRRIVRAAFEYAAKHGYRSVTVCEKPNVLRETSGMLEDVAKEIGAEYPNIERWSTNIDAQMMWLTKNPENYGVLVAGNLFGDIISDGFAGLVGGLGFACSGNIGDEVAVFEPTHGSAPKYAELVPSIVNPIAMILTAAMLLDHVGEEEKATRVREAVGKVIAEGAVRTYDMMHLPGGPGVVDAGAAATSEMTDAILDAL
- a CDS encoding citrate lyase subunit gamma, coding for MTGRSAEAGFAGRGVRSDLRVKIEEREDGGLTVDLQSKVEAYYGAAIRDQVRDELEHLGVENATVTIQDMGALPFTIAARVETAALRAGLLEDKALDAVPEPDRVPTERGRVRRSRLYLPGNDPKYMVNAGLYGPDAVILDLEDSVHPAEKDSARLLVANAVRHVDFAGAEIMVRINQLPAGLEDLAAVIPSGPDLILIPKVEDPAEVQEVDRTITTMLETLEWHRSIWIMPILESALGIESAFDIARSCDRVVALTVGLEDLMADLGVSGSAKEQATHYARARIVNAAVAASVQPIDSVYADVSDLDGLTSWCERSKALGFQGMGCLHPRQIPIVHDAFAPTPKEIERAQAIVAAFEQAQKEGLAIVSIGSKMIDAPIVQRAAKIVEQARALGLLLEEGSGQ
- a CDS encoding citrate lyase subunit alpha (citrate-ACP transferase, the alpha subunit catalyzes the formation of (3S)-citryl-CoA from acetyl-CoA and citrate); the encoded protein is MTAGFTENAAGRIVPTVVNGHEQTPYRGIGRHRPVGNKAGPPIRVSSDYPVNGDKRVASLQEALERCGLADGMVVSTHHHLRNGDRVALSLLNTAKDMGIRDLTWFPSASFPCHEPVIDLMEAGVVHHIEGSMNGPLGEYCSKGKMRGLGVLRSHGGRWQAISDGEIHIDIAVIAAPCADMFGNANGARGKSACGSLGFALADSLYADHVIVVTDGLVPFPCVPWQIQGNNVDYVVEVPSIGDPSKIVSGTTQITKSPDRLIIAEFAARFVRDAGILRDGFSFQAGAGGISLAFTAFLADMMRDAGATARFVRGGSTRVLVDMLQEGLTDYILDGQTFDLSGIQSIATDPRHVATSPFTSYNFNGKGNFASMVDAVVLGATEVDVDFNANVVTHSDGRLLHGIGGWQNCLFAGCTILAMPSFRDRNPVIRDRVTTLTGPGELIDVVVTERGIAINPRRQDLIDATKASDLPIVDIRRLQADVEHICGGKPEPAVLTDQPVAVIKWVDGTVLDTVWQPRVDPDPHS